In the Planktothrix serta PCC 8927 genome, one interval contains:
- a CDS encoding glycosyltransferase, which translates to MPKQSWPEKDADRLCNSDIKALTSDQNYPDQSPTWKSQRNQPDSGVGGTGSSMVYPSVAKTSQQSDTSSGQKEPTFEVFPNWYQGRRQKAAVSLTLIWGGIITLHFVSWGMGFILGLTGLLSIHALRIFWAKTRSPGEILAEHPQQNWPYVSLLVAAKNEEAVIGRLVKNLCSLDYPSHCYELWVVDDNSSDQTAIVLEKLTQDYPQLKILRRSALMSGGKSGALNQVLPLTQGEILGVFDADAQIAPDMLRHVVPRFNVEQVGAVQVRKAIANASENFWTRSQAAEMALDAYFQEQRISIGGVGELRGNGQFVRREALLSCGGWNEETITDDLDLTIRLHLDQWDIECLSFPPVNEEGVTQFKALWHQRNRWAEGGYQRYLDYWQLIVRNRMGTPKTIDLLSFWITQYILPTAAVPDLVLSLIQRRLPLTTPLTCFTLTLSLLGMFLGLRRIRQTQPMRVKVNTQPNQSRELSPSESTTASGKSTGFRFPNQLTLWIDTLRGTVYMLHWLLVVGSTTARISIRPKRLKWVKTVHQGTLTTE; encoded by the coding sequence ATGCCAAAACAGTCTTGGCCCGAAAAGGATGCTGACCGCTTATGCAACAGTGACATAAAAGCGCTAACCAGTGATCAAAACTATCCTGATCAATCTCCAACTTGGAAATCTCAACGAAATCAGCCGGACAGTGGGGTCGGTGGGACTGGATCATCAATGGTTTATCCCTCGGTTGCTAAAACCTCGCAACAATCTGACACAAGTTCCGGCCAAAAGGAGCCAACTTTCGAGGTTTTCCCCAATTGGTATCAAGGTCGAAGACAGAAAGCAGCTGTTTCCCTAACCTTAATTTGGGGCGGAATTATTACCCTACATTTTGTTTCTTGGGGGATGGGATTTATCCTGGGTTTAACAGGTTTATTGTCAATTCATGCCCTAAGAATTTTTTGGGCTAAAACCCGATCCCCAGGGGAAATTTTAGCGGAACATCCCCAACAAAATTGGCCCTATGTTTCGTTATTAGTAGCGGCTAAAAATGAAGAAGCGGTAATTGGTCGTCTGGTTAAAAATCTCTGTAGTTTGGATTATCCCAGTCATTGTTATGAACTCTGGGTTGTTGACGATAATAGTAGTGATCAAACCGCTATTGTTCTGGAAAAACTCACCCAAGATTATCCCCAACTGAAAATATTACGGCGCTCGGCTCTGATGAGTGGGGGAAAATCAGGGGCCTTAAATCAAGTCTTACCCTTAACTCAAGGGGAAATTCTAGGGGTGTTTGATGCCGATGCTCAAATCGCACCGGATATGCTACGCCATGTCGTTCCCCGATTCAATGTCGAACAGGTGGGGGCTGTCCAAGTCCGAAAAGCGATCGCCAATGCCTCAGAAAATTTTTGGACTCGTTCTCAAGCCGCCGAGATGGCTTTAGATGCCTATTTTCAAGAACAACGGATTTCCATTGGTGGCGTTGGCGAACTGCGGGGAAACGGCCAGTTTGTCCGACGAGAAGCACTCTTAAGTTGTGGGGGCTGGAATGAAGAAACGATTACCGATGATTTAGATTTAACAATTCGGCTGCATTTAGATCAATGGGACATTGAATGTTTGTCTTTTCCCCCCGTAAATGAGGAGGGAGTCACCCAGTTTAAAGCCCTTTGGCATCAACGCAATCGTTGGGCGGAAGGGGGCTATCAACGCTATTTAGACTATTGGCAGTTGATTGTTCGTAATCGCATGGGAACCCCAAAAACCATCGATTTACTGAGTTTTTGGATTACCCAATATATCTTACCGACGGCGGCGGTTCCTGATTTGGTACTATCGTTAATTCAACGCCGTTTACCCTTAACAACCCCCTTAACCTGTTTTACCCTGACGCTTTCTTTATTGGGAATGTTTCTAGGATTACGGCGTATTCGCCAAACTCAACCGATGAGGGTAAAGGTTAACACTCAACCCAATCAAAGCCGGGAATTGTCCCCATCTGAGTCAACAACTGCATCGGGGAAATCCACAGGATTCCGATTTCCAAACCAGTTAACCCTCTGGATTGATACACTACGCGGTACAGTGTATATGCTTCACTGGTTATTGGTGGTGGGAAGTACAACGGCTCGGATTTCAATTCGTCCCAAACGACTGAAGTGGGTTAAGACTGTTCATCAAGGAACCCTAACCACTGAATGA
- a CDS encoding type II toxin-antitoxin system VapC family toxin, which produces MIRYLLDTNVILRFCNPSDVQHDLATEAISYLLNQGDECFLTGQVLIELWVVATRPVEVNGLGWTTEKTRQIIDELLNRFPLLEESPQIFFTWLDLVTTNQVMGKRTHDARLMAVVLANNITHILTFNSSDFAVKSMITVICPQQLVTLKNLEL; this is translated from the coding sequence ATGATTAGATATCTGCTAGATACCAATGTTATCTTGCGTTTTTGTAACCCTTCAGATGTACAACATGATCTCGCCACAGAAGCAATATCTTATTTACTAAACCAAGGAGATGAATGTTTTCTGACAGGGCAAGTATTGATTGAACTTTGGGTTGTTGCCACAAGACCAGTTGAAGTAAATGGCTTAGGATGGACTACAGAAAAAACGAGGCAAATAATAGATGAACTTCTCAATCGTTTCCCATTACTAGAAGAATCCCCACAGATTTTTTTCACTTGGTTAGATTTGGTCACAACTAATCAAGTCATGGGTAAACGGACTCACGATGCCCGTCTTATGGCTGTCGTGCTTGCCAATAATATTACACATATTCTAACCTTCAATTCCAGTGATTTTGCAGTCAAGTCAATGATTACTGTGATATGTCCACAGCAATTAGTGACCCTTAAAAATTTGGAGCTATAA
- a CDS encoding phosphotransacetylase family protein produces MAESVKYLLIGSTEPYTGKSAIALGLAHLLGNKGLEVAYGKPLATDLSDGDGTLDADLQFVAQTLQLSDEQLRFPILTLDETTIHQRLVGKNWVNSRQSFTSYQYQASADLILLEGPRTLQEGLLFDLSVPQIAEQLDASVLLVVRLHSHLALDDLLSAQQRLGDRLLGIVINDVPPEKLEITTTEIQPFLEAQGIPVFGVLPRNPILRSVTVKQLVKQLKAQVLCCKERLDLMVESLSVGAMNVSSAMKYFDKSRNMAVVTGGDRTDIQLAALEKSTHCLILTGQLPPAPMVLSRAEDLEVPVLSVDLDTLATVEIIDRAFGQVRLHEPIKVESVNQLMKEHFYLDRFIKQLGISLPVSLIS; encoded by the coding sequence GTGGCTGAATCCGTCAAGTATTTATTAATCGGGTCAACAGAGCCTTACACAGGTAAATCAGCAATTGCATTAGGTCTGGCTCATCTGCTTGGGAACAAAGGTTTAGAGGTTGCTTATGGTAAGCCTTTGGCAACTGATTTAAGCGATGGAGATGGAACGTTGGATGCTGACCTTCAGTTCGTCGCTCAAACGTTACAATTATCTGACGAGCAACTGCGATTCCCTATTTTGACCCTGGATGAAACCACCATTCATCAGCGTTTGGTCGGGAAAAATTGGGTGAACTCTCGTCAATCTTTTACCTCCTATCAATACCAAGCATCTGCTGATCTGATCTTACTCGAAGGGCCAAGAACGTTACAAGAGGGGCTGTTATTTGATTTATCTGTGCCTCAAATTGCCGAGCAATTGGATGCGTCTGTATTGTTGGTGGTGCGTTTACATTCTCATTTGGCTTTGGATGATTTATTGTCCGCTCAACAACGTTTAGGCGATCGCTTATTAGGAATTGTTATTAATGATGTTCCTCCAGAAAAATTAGAAATTACAACCACTGAAATCCAACCGTTTTTGGAAGCACAAGGAATTCCAGTTTTTGGAGTTTTACCCAGAAATCCTATCCTCCGCAGTGTGACGGTTAAACAATTAGTTAAACAGTTAAAAGCACAGGTGCTTTGCTGTAAAGAACGCCTAGATTTAATGGTAGAAAGTCTGAGTGTCGGTGCGATGAATGTTAGCTCCGCCATGAAGTATTTTGATAAATCTAGAAATATGGCTGTTGTTACCGGGGGCGATCGCACGGATATTCAACTGGCGGCTTTGGAAAAATCCACCCACTGTTTAATTCTCACAGGTCAACTTCCTCCGGCTCCAATGGTATTAAGTCGGGCTGAAGATTTAGAAGTTCCGGTTTTATCTGTTGATCTTGACACGTTAGCAACTGTAGAAATTATTGATCGGGCTTTTGGTCAAGTGCGCCTCCATGAACCAATCAAAGTTGAATCGGTTAATCAACTCATGAAGGAACATTTTTATCTGGATCGTTTTATAAAACAGTTAGGAATTTCTTTGCCCGTATCCCTGATTAGTTAA
- a CDS encoding FG-GAP repeat domain-containing protein, with protein sequence MKNKSQKIFLIILGISSIFVMKSSLAAPLGSDRGYVELPNWMADVNADGKPDFCRFVGNEGKVFLSCQLATNDGFHPNQFTFNTIAGVDKGYNDMPRWMEDVNGDGRADFCRWVGNQPNIYESCLLAGQRGFPGTEFRLNR encoded by the coding sequence ATGAAAAATAAAAGCCAAAAAATATTCCTGATTATATTAGGGATAAGCTCGATATTCGTGATGAAATCATCTCTAGCAGCACCACTGGGTTCGGATAGAGGATATGTAGAGCTTCCTAACTGGATGGCTGATGTAAATGCAGATGGAAAACCAGATTTTTGCCGTTTTGTTGGTAACGAAGGAAAAGTTTTCTTATCTTGTCAGTTAGCAACTAATGATGGTTTTCATCCTAATCAGTTTACGTTTAATACTATAGCAGGAGTTGACAAAGGATATAATGATATGCCGAGATGGATGGAAGATGTCAATGGAGATGGAAGGGCTGATTTTTGTCGGTGGGTCGGTAATCAGCCGAACATTTATGAGTCCTGTCTATTAGCTGGTCAGAGAGGTTTTCCTGGAACCGAATTTCGTCTTAATAGATAA
- a CDS encoding DUF1816 domain-containing protein has protein sequence MKELLISLLNAFGFAFWVEILTETPNCTYYFGPFINQQQAQASESGYLEDLEAEGAQGIKVKIKRCKPNTLTIAETCSI, from the coding sequence ATGAAAGAACTTCTAATTAGCTTGCTTAACGCTTTTGGGTTTGCTTTCTGGGTGGAAATTTTGACAGAAACCCCAAACTGTACCTACTATTTTGGGCCGTTTATCAACCAACAACAGGCTCAAGCTTCTGAATCGGGTTATCTCGAAGACCTGGAAGCAGAGGGGGCACAAGGGATTAAAGTTAAGATTAAACGGTGTAAACCCAATACCCTAACAATTGCAGAAACCTGTTCTATATAA
- the ebsA gene encoding type IV pilus biogenesis protein EbsA yields MTDATVALTQLKPAEKREIGVYIPYYDEKKRKYLPYSISLYKEKSLEGARNIDGGDGIPFVATWNVSSLPADLTRCRVQFDGNADLSYEVILCNHEFIKYLIEVLQNFSRTRTIDFSQEFYKRLLHLDH; encoded by the coding sequence ATGACTGATGCCACAGTGGCTCTAACTCAACTCAAACCTGCCGAAAAACGGGAGATAGGAGTCTATATTCCCTATTATGATGAGAAGAAGCGCAAATATTTACCCTATTCGATTAGCCTTTATAAGGAAAAAAGTTTAGAAGGCGCTCGCAATATTGATGGGGGTGACGGCATTCCTTTTGTGGCAACTTGGAATGTATCGTCTTTACCTGCCGATTTAACTCGTTGTCGGGTTCAATTTGATGGCAATGCTGATCTTAGTTATGAGGTGATCCTGTGTAACCATGAGTTTATTAAATATTTAATTGAAGTTCTGCAAAATTTTAGTCGGACTCGTACTATTGATTTTTCTCAGGAGTTCTACAAACGGCTATTACATTTGGATCATTAA
- a CDS encoding alpha/beta fold hydrolase produces the protein MRLNTRIQGQGFPIICLHGHPGSSHCMSVFTNHLSQRYLTLAPDLRGYGNSHTRQRFKMEDHLQDLETIFQDFNINQCLILGWSLGGILALELALKFPEKVKGLILIASAAKPRGNHPPISGLDYVYTGLAGLINWIFPSWRWNIETLGKRSLFRYLIQQHHAIAYHYLAQEAVPAFIQTSGLATQALNQALRLSYNRLEHLQQIDCPCLVLAGECDRHITAKSSQETSEYLSNSQFYCYPNTAHLFPWEIPQTVLTDIDNWMAQYPEIVNKN, from the coding sequence TTGCGGTTAAATACCCGAATACAAGGTCAAGGATTTCCGATTATTTGTTTACATGGACATCCGGGTTCTAGTCACTGTATGTCTGTATTTACAAACCATCTTTCACAACGATATCTCACCCTAGCACCGGACTTAAGAGGGTATGGAAACAGCCACACCCGCCAACGGTTTAAGATGGAAGATCATTTACAAGATTTAGAAACTATTTTCCAAGACTTTAATATTAACCAATGTCTAATTTTAGGATGGTCATTAGGAGGGATTTTAGCCTTGGAATTAGCGTTAAAATTCCCCGAAAAAGTTAAAGGTTTAATCTTAATTGCTTCCGCCGCCAAACCTAGAGGAAATCATCCTCCGATTTCAGGATTAGATTATGTTTATACAGGTTTAGCTGGACTGATTAATTGGATATTTCCGAGTTGGCGATGGAATATTGAAACCTTGGGAAAGCGATCGCTCTTTCGCTATTTAATTCAACAACATCATGCGATCGCTTACCACTATTTAGCACAAGAAGCAGTTCCCGCTTTTATTCAAACATCTGGGTTAGCGACTCAGGCTTTAAATCAAGCGTTAAGATTAAGCTATAATCGTTTAGAACATTTACAACAGATAGACTGTCCTTGTTTAGTTTTAGCCGGAGAATGCGATCGCCATATTACCGCTAAATCCAGTCAAGAAACCTCAGAATATTTATCAAATTCTCAATTTTATTGTTATCCAAATACCGCCCATTTATTTCCTTGGGAAATTCCTCAAACGGTACTCACTGATATTGATAATTGGATGGCTCAATATCCTGAAATTGTTAACAAAAATTAA
- a CDS encoding ATP-grasp domain-containing protein — MDLLEYQAKTLFREMGIPVLPSQRIDQSQDLKGLKIPYPVVLKSQVRAGGRGKAGGIRFVENTIDAVAAAQMIFHLPIRGECPQVLLAEAKYDADRELYLAVTLDPGSRRPVLLGSQQGGVNVEATLSTIQQEIVDQDFSPFYARRLILKMGLQGDLILAVSAIVEKMYRLFVEKDLDLVEINPLGISPTGEVMALDGKVIANSGALGRHEDLILLLKAQPNYHSVSLPMIADELFHPQLNLVELNGNIGILCNGAGLTMATLDLVIQSSGKPANFLNLGGADHYEITEDFRQRLYQGIDLMTQSKSVKVVVANLWVQPTIRLPLLGEIAGYLKRKSRTSNLPQFVLRLAGIQPESCRLEFADLPVSLFDRLDLAVVAAVNLAK, encoded by the coding sequence ATGGATTTGCTAGAGTATCAAGCTAAAACGTTATTTCGTGAAATGGGGATTCCGGTTTTACCCTCACAACGGATTGATCAGTCTCAAGATTTGAAGGGTTTGAAAATTCCCTATCCGGTGGTGCTGAAATCCCAAGTCCGTGCGGGAGGACGGGGGAAAGCCGGAGGAATTCGATTTGTGGAAAATACGATTGATGCGGTCGCCGCCGCCCAAATGATTTTTCATTTACCGATCCGGGGTGAATGTCCCCAAGTTCTATTAGCAGAGGCTAAATATGATGCGGATCGGGAATTATACTTAGCTGTTACCCTTGATCCGGGGTCACGCCGTCCGGTGTTATTGGGATCGCAACAGGGAGGGGTGAATGTGGAAGCCACCCTATCAACCATTCAGCAAGAGATTGTCGATCAGGATTTTTCCCCTTTTTATGCTCGACGGTTAATCCTCAAAATGGGGTTACAGGGGGATTTAATTCTGGCGGTGAGTGCGATTGTTGAGAAAATGTATCGTCTATTTGTGGAGAAAGATTTAGATCTCGTGGAAATTAATCCTTTGGGGATTAGTCCCACGGGGGAGGTGATGGCATTGGATGGCAAAGTGATTGCTAATAGTGGAGCGTTGGGACGCCATGAAGACTTAATTCTTCTCCTTAAAGCTCAACCCAACTATCATTCGGTTTCTTTACCGATGATTGCTGATGAATTGTTTCATCCCCAACTCAATTTAGTGGAATTAAACGGTAATATTGGGATTTTGTGTAATGGTGCTGGTTTAACTATGGCAACCTTAGATTTAGTTATCCAATCATCGGGCAAACCGGCAAATTTCTTAAATTTGGGCGGGGCGGATCATTATGAAATTACGGAGGATTTTCGCCAACGTTTGTATCAAGGAATTGATTTAATGACCCAATCAAAATCCGTCAAGGTGGTTGTTGCTAATCTCTGGGTTCAACCTACAATTCGTCTGCCATTATTAGGAGAAATTGCTGGGTATTTGAAACGAAAATCTCGAACCAGTAACTTACCTCAATTTGTTCTGCGGTTAGCGGGAATTCAACCCGAATCCTGTCGGTTAGAGTTTGCTGATTTACCTGTAAGTTTATTTGATCGCTTAGATTTAGCTGTTGTTGCGGCTGTTAATTTAGCCAAATAG
- a CDS encoding succinate--CoA ligase subunit alpha, with product MNLTPDSKVIVQGTTISPSLAHAVVQMKTYGTGIVACVSPGQGGQELSGIPVFDLVEQVITNVGEIDISVIFVHPYKVLDAALEAIAAGIRQLIIVTEGMPPLDMVRLVRKAEITETLVVGPNCSGIIIPDKLLLGTHPSEFYKPGNVGLLSRSSTLTYEVAAELTQAGLGESVAVSIGSDFIVGSSFLQWLEILDEDENTDVIVLVGEMGGTSEEEAASYIAEAIDKPVVAYIAGLHAPATKLLGHASLLMTSKVVTNMVDAGTVESKISAFKTAEVLVAERPSEIPILIKKALKRRKK from the coding sequence ATGAATTTAACTCCTGATAGTAAAGTGATTGTACAGGGTACAACGATCTCGCCCTCCTTGGCTCATGCTGTGGTGCAGATGAAAACTTATGGGACTGGTATTGTCGCCTGTGTTAGTCCGGGTCAAGGAGGACAGGAGTTAAGTGGAATTCCGGTTTTTGATTTGGTTGAACAAGTGATTACGAATGTGGGCGAAATTGATATTAGTGTGATTTTTGTTCATCCTTATAAGGTTTTGGATGCGGCATTAGAGGCGATCGCGGCGGGTATTCGTCAGTTAATTATTGTCACCGAAGGTATGCCTCCTTTGGATATGGTGCGTTTGGTTCGGAAGGCGGAAATTACAGAAACTTTAGTGGTTGGCCCTAATTGTTCGGGGATTATTATCCCGGATAAATTGTTATTAGGAACTCATCCTAGTGAATTTTATAAACCTGGAAATGTGGGGTTATTAAGTCGGAGTAGTACCCTAACTTATGAGGTGGCGGCGGAATTAACCCAAGCGGGATTAGGTGAATCTGTTGCTGTTAGTATTGGTAGTGATTTTATTGTGGGTTCTTCTTTCCTGCAATGGTTGGAAATTTTAGATGAAGATGAAAATACGGATGTGATTGTTTTAGTGGGAGAAATGGGGGGAACTAGCGAAGAAGAAGCGGCTTCTTATATTGCCGAAGCGATCGATAAACCTGTTGTTGCTTATATTGCTGGGTTGCACGCTCCAGCTACTAAACTATTAGGTCATGCTAGTTTATTAATGACGTCAAAAGTTGTTACGAATATGGTGGATGCGGGAACGGTTGAAAGTAAAATTTCTGCGTTTAAAACGGCTGAAGTTCTCGTCGCTGAACGTCCTTCTGAAATTCCAATATTAATTAAAAAAGCCCTAAAAAGACGGAAAAAATAA
- a CDS encoding type II toxin-antitoxin system PemK/MazF family toxin — MVEIYRGDIVLCNLNPVMGTEQAGIRPSVILQ; from the coding sequence ATGGTAGAGATTTATCGTGGAGATATTGTTTTGTGTAATCTCAATCCCGTTATGGGTACAGAACAAGCAGGAATAAGACCTAGTGTAATTTTACAATAG
- the rlmB gene encoding 23S rRNA (guanosine(2251)-2'-O)-methyltransferase RlmB, whose protein sequence is MPKFNHSNSPSRSSKKPSSRSKFNSKSGERDNSKSSRFSDDKKSPRFSDERKPSRFSDDKKSPRFSDDRKSPRFSDEAKSSRFSDDRKSPRFSDERKPSRFSDERKSSRFSDDRKSPRFSDDRKPSRFSDNRKSPRFSDDRKPSRFSDNRKSYRFSDEQSDNYRKFSGERNESFSRSQPEQPPREKPSKFVGERQPRTHKHFLPSSYKSQQFIEERKPEFTDEPVESFDVENELIYGRRTVQAVLENERSLSRIWVVSQLKSDPRFFGLLQTAKANGAILDEVTYQRLDQLTQGANHQGIAAQISPYTYKDLNELIETAKAASSQPVIIVADGIQDPHNLGAIIRTAEAIGAQGLIVPQRRAVGITSTVMKVAAGSLETFPVARVINLSRALEDLKAAGFWIYGALATAEKTLSTVEFKGAIALVVGSEGEGLSHLIEQNCDVLVSIPLSGETASLNVSVATGMALYEIYRQRQFQALDFSDKNV, encoded by the coding sequence ATGCCAAAGTTTAATCATTCTAACTCTCCATCGAGATCGTCTAAAAAACCATCCAGTCGGTCTAAATTTAATTCTAAATCGGGAGAACGAGACAATAGTAAGTCTTCCCGATTCTCGGATGACAAAAAATCTCCTAGATTTTCAGATGAGAGAAAGCCTTCCCGATTCTCGGATGACAAAAAATCTCCTAGATTTTCAGATGATAGAAAATCCCCTAGATTTTCGGATGAGGCAAAGTCTTCTCGATTTTCAGATGATAGAAAATCCCCTAGATTTTCAGATGAGAGAAAGCCTTCTCGATTCTCGGATGAGAGAAAGTCTTCTCGATTTTCAGATGATAGAAAATCCCCTAGATTCTCGGATGATAGAAAGCCTTCTCGATTTTCAGATAATAGAAAATCCCCTAGATTCTCGGATGATAGAAAGCCTTCTCGATTTTCAGATAATAGAAAATCCTATCGATTTTCGGATGAACAATCTGATAACTATCGGAAATTTTCTGGAGAAAGAAATGAATCTTTTTCCCGTTCTCAACCTGAACAACCCCCAAGAGAAAAACCGAGTAAGTTCGTAGGGGAACGTCAACCTCGGACACACAAACATTTCTTACCTTCTTCTTATAAAAGTCAGCAATTTATTGAAGAAAGAAAACCAGAATTTACAGATGAACCCGTAGAGTCCTTTGATGTTGAGAATGAATTAATTTATGGGCGACGTACCGTTCAAGCCGTTTTAGAAAATGAGCGATCGCTGAGTCGAATTTGGGTCGTTTCTCAACTCAAATCCGATCCCCGATTTTTCGGATTATTGCAAACAGCAAAAGCCAACGGTGCAATCCTCGATGAAGTTACATATCAACGCTTAGATCAACTCACCCAAGGTGCTAATCATCAAGGCATAGCGGCTCAAATTTCCCCCTATACCTATAAAGACCTAAATGAGTTAATCGAAACCGCTAAAGCTGCAAGTTCTCAACCTGTGATCATTGTTGCTGATGGAATTCAAGATCCCCACAATTTAGGGGCAATTATTCGCACAGCAGAAGCCATTGGTGCTCAAGGTTTAATTGTGCCTCAACGCCGTGCTGTTGGTATCACCTCAACGGTGATGAAAGTTGCGGCGGGTTCATTAGAAACGTTTCCTGTTGCTAGAGTGATTAATCTTAGCCGTGCTTTAGAAGACTTAAAAGCCGCCGGATTTTGGATTTATGGAGCTTTAGCCACCGCCGAAAAAACGTTATCGACTGTTGAGTTTAAGGGTGCGATCGCCTTAGTTGTCGGCAGTGAAGGAGAAGGGTTAAGTCACTTAATTGAACAAAACTGTGATGTTTTAGTGTCGATCCCCTTGTCAGGAGAAACCGCCAGTTTAAATGTTTCCGTAGCAACGGGAATGGCACTGTATGAAATTTATCGTCAAAGGCAATTTCAAGCCTTGGATTTTAGTGATAAAAATGTATAA
- a CDS encoding serine hydrolase, whose product MRQVWRWATTVTGSMALIVGIGLTQALPSLGTASEFYGADSLKELITLRDRLIQELETPPKNRPEPNFFNSLFADPLQFEPNETILQKLKIVEVQILVEERAEDNWQQAIRLATQAQKVANPNDPSPQHRKQVKELWEKAINNLQEISPHSLLARQTSNKIKEYQSSLSEITDELLDARGKILEQIRQESGLTRQAMLTVCSLKRDCVHLRGNEPPASPASLIKVPVAIALLHKTAEEKISLDQKVLVAGGNFTEDASSIRARQSYSLKQLMGEMIDHSSNIATNQLIDYLGSDYINKFLESQGYKFTKVNFKLMGDHIMPWRPGKGRNRLTSNELTEMMVQIYNYEQPSSQVLIDALNRQYDRVIGYAGLQGLPKTQWLGEKTGQNSRVIGTTVAAQINGEKYIITAIDNNTANVPQISTSVHKIAEYIVENGQL is encoded by the coding sequence ATGCGTCAAGTCTGGCGTTGGGCTACAACGGTAACAGGTAGTATGGCTCTGATCGTGGGTATTGGATTAACTCAAGCTCTCCCCTCGTTAGGAACTGCTTCTGAATTCTATGGTGCTGATTCCTTAAAAGAATTAATTACCTTGCGCGATCGCTTAATTCAAGAGTTAGAAACGCCACCAAAAAATCGACCCGAACCTAATTTTTTTAATTCTTTATTTGCCGACCCCTTGCAATTTGAACCCAATGAAACGATATTACAGAAATTAAAAATTGTTGAAGTTCAAATTTTAGTTGAAGAACGAGCCGAGGATAATTGGCAACAAGCAATCCGTTTAGCAACCCAAGCTCAAAAAGTCGCTAATCCTAATGATCCCTCTCCCCAACACCGAAAACAAGTCAAAGAGCTTTGGGAAAAAGCCATTAATAACTTACAGGAAATTTCCCCCCATTCTTTATTAGCGCGTCAAACCTCTAACAAAATTAAAGAATACCAATCTAGCCTATCAGAAATTACGGATGAATTATTGGATGCACGGGGAAAAATATTAGAACAAATTCGTCAAGAAAGCGGGTTAACTCGTCAAGCAATGTTGACAGTTTGTAGCTTAAAACGAGACTGCGTTCATTTACGCGGAAATGAACCTCCAGCTAGTCCTGCTAGTTTAATTAAAGTTCCCGTTGCGATCGCGCTTTTACATAAAACAGCCGAGGAAAAAATTAGTTTAGATCAAAAAGTTCTAGTTGCAGGAGGAAACTTTACAGAAGATGCTTCATCCATTCGCGCTCGTCAATCTTACTCTTTAAAACAATTAATGGGAGAAATGATTGATCACAGTAGTAATATTGCCACCAATCAATTAATTGATTATTTAGGTTCAGATTATATTAATAAGTTTTTAGAATCCCAAGGCTATAAATTCACAAAAGTTAATTTTAAATTAATGGGGGATCATATTATGCCTTGGCGACCGGGAAAAGGCAGAAATCGATTAACCAGTAATGAACTCACGGAAATGATGGTACAGATTTATAATTATGAACAACCCTCCTCCCAAGTATTAATTGATGCGTTAAATCGTCAATATGATCGGGTCATTGGTTATGCTGGTTTACAAGGATTACCTAAAACTCAATGGTTAGGCGAAAAAACAGGTCAAAATTCTAGGGTAATTGGAACAACGGTTGCGGCTCAAATTAATGGGGAAAAATATATTATTACAGCTATTGATAATAACACCGCTAATGTTCCTCAAATTAGTACGTCCGTTCATAAAATAGCAGAATATATTGTTGAAAATGGGCAACTATAA